From Pagrus major chromosome 2, Pma_NU_1.0, one genomic window encodes:
- the ppp1r13l gene encoding relA-associated inhibitor isoform X1, with the protein MRKLCLVWTCRAFRLFVPRKLALCQSVRRVERAWSLRQERKGAESCDLTAMSSQTSFGSSMLFQSINDDLNASLATADELSREFNSMLKEASSDNNNTKSGSQINSTTSREKHQSTKLSNTSIPTRESTSSSNGSSSSQQFSPSSTTLQSTDSIISRNKNDSPVFFSSPLSSPKIRTEASSPLPQTLSDSYSYDRRSPMPSPRSPRRSASPQYNRSPRGSVSYMDRSPSPSPTRPSRSLNLLSPYDNSSKGRRSPRPDRSPSPLFLNHSGSNTLPRNFGGFNKPDEGVQRQKTPAKWNETDLDVSYERKPHHTYDKTEWLRPSVPNSSWRESNLDGPPPAPSPKKVPHSKPLQYSHGSLPRNTRISVPPDVSSPVHSPYHLQPIISRISIPPTSAQSRPRKPIPLSVIMRLQNPHWGAIATRHPRVLGEEGDMGPYPPVGPFPREFSNQPVLYPPELRQPAIYSDVLNPGDVDAELERLDFAHHIPVILENPSMPEGRREGEQAAPKAPRPLSPTRLQPVVAPEAQTQEIPDLEELLRIRAEIPRALKRRGSVDQSRPLKKASHYQPNQYKNLIDKLFHRKENRQKGEQGSDTSSSSEGEDCAMPPAPLPQTSSLVPHDFRSYHSILRRSNRERNGSGRRARLSPLVLLLDGALVGELETVQRAVQEMTDPSQPNDEGITALHNAICGGHYNVVDFLVRIGANVSAPDSHGWTPLHCSASCNDRPLCEFLVRNGAAVMAMTQSDGATASQKCDPYAAGFEDCESFLRGVEEAMGVENSGVLYALWNYPAQAADELSFKEGDMVTILQKPEGSDWWWASLCGREGLVPSNYFGLFPKVRPKSLC; encoded by the exons ATGAGGAAACTGTGCCTTGTTTGGACATGTAGGGCGTTCAGGTTATTTGTTCCCAGAAAGTTGGCTCTCTGTCAGAGCGTCAGAAGAGTTGAGAGAGCTTGGAGCCTGCGGCAGGAGAGAAAGG gagCCGAAAGCTGCGACCTCACAGCCATGAGTTCTCAAACAAGCTTTGGCAGCAGCATGTTGT TCCAGAGTATAAATGATGACCTGAATGCATCGCTGGCTACAGCGGATGAGTTGTCCAGAGAGTTCAATTCCATGCTGAAGGAGGCCTcctccgacaacaacaacacaaagtctGGCTCTCAG ATCAACTCTACAAcctccagagagaagcatcagtCCACCAAGTTGTCCAACACCTCCATTCCAACAAGGGAGTCAACCAGCAGCAGTAATGGCAGCTCCAGCTCTCAGCAATTCTCCCCGAGCTCAACAACTCTCCAATCCACTGACTCCATCATCTCCAGGAATAAAAATGACTCCCCTGTCTTTTTCAGCAGCCCACTCTCATCCCCAAAGATCCGCACGGAGGCAAGTTCTCCACTTCCTCAGACTCTATCCGACAGCTACTCGTACGACCGGCGAAGCCCCATGCCATCGCCTCGCTCCCCAAGACGTAGTGCCTCCCCTCAATACAACAGGAGCCCACGAGGCTCAGTCAGTTACATGGACAGAAGCCCCTCTCCAAGCCCCACACGTCCATCGCGGTCTCTCAACCTGCTGAGCCCCTATGACAACAGCTCGAAGGGTCGTAGGTCGCCTCGGCCAGACCGAAgcccctctcctctgtttttaaatcattcagGGTCCAACACACTACCACGAAATTTTGGCGGTTTCAATAAACCTG ATGAGGGCGTGCAGCGGCAAAAGACTCCTGCCAAGTGGAATGAGACAGATCTGGACGTGTCCTATGAGAGGAAGCCTCACCACACCTATGACA AGACAGAGTGGCTGCGGCCGTCTGTGCCAAATAGCAGCTGGAGAGAATCCAACCTTGATGGCCCTCCTCCGGCCCCAAGCCCTAAAAAG GTTCCTCACTCTAAACCTCTCCAGTATTCTCATGGCTCTCTCCCCCGTAACACACGGATATCAGTACCTCCAGATGTTTCATCCCCAGTCCACTCCCCCTATCACCTTCAGCCCATCATCTCCCGTATTTCTATTCCTCCAACATCTGCTCAGTCCCGTCCACGCAAGcccatccctctctctgtcatcaTGCGTCTCCAAAACCCTCACTGGGGAGCAATTGCGACCCGCCATCCCAGAGTCCTGGGAGAAGAAGGTGATATGGGACCTTACCCACCAGTTGGACCCTTCCCAAGGGAATTCTCCAACCAACCTGTCCTGTACCCACCTGAGCTGAGACAGCCAGCCATATACAGTGATG TGCTAAACCCAGGCGATGTAGATGCAGAGTTAGAGCGGCTGGACTTTGCTCATCACATACCTGTGATTTTGGAGAATCCCAGCATGCCGGAGGGCAGAAGGGAGGGTGAGCAGGCTGCACCCAAAGCTCCCCGTCCCCTCAGCCCCACCAGGCTACAGCCAGTGGTGGCTCCTGAGGCCCAGACTCAGGAGATTCCTGacctggaggagctgctccGTATCCGGGCAGAAATCCCCCGAGCCCTGAAGAGAAGGGGCTCCGTGGACCAGTCGCGGCCCCTTAAGAAGGCCTCCCACTACCAGCCGAACCAGTACAAAAATCTCATCGACAAGCTATTTCACAGGAAGGAAAACCGCCAGAAGGGGGAGCAAGGAAGCGACACAAGCAGTTCTTCAGAGGGAGAGGACTGCGCCATGCCTCCTGCCCCTCTACCTCAGACATCTTCACTGGTTCCCCATGACTTCAGA AGTTACCATTCCATTCTGCGGCGGTCCAATCGGGAACGCAACGGTTCAGGAAGGCGAGCTCGGCTCAGCCCACTCGTCCTGCTGCTGGACGGAGCATTGGTTGGAGAACTGGAGACAGTGCAGAGGGCCGtgcaggag ATGACCGATCCTAGCCAACCCAATGATGAAGGCATCACTGCCCTTCACAATGCCATCTGCGGGGGCCATTACAATGTTGTGGATTTCCTGGTTCGCATTGGAGCCAATGTCAGCGCCCCAGACAGCCACGGCTG GACTCCACTGCATTGTTCGGCCTCTTGTAACGACCGTCCTCTGTGTGAGTTTTTGGTGAGGAATGGAGCTGCTGTCATGGCCATGACGCAGAGTGACGGCGCAACTGCCTCCCAGAAGTGTGATCCTTACGCTGCTGGGTTTGAAGATTGCGAGAGCTTCCTGAGGG GTGTGGAGGAGGCCATGGGGGTGGAGAACAGCGGGGTGCTGTACGCTCTGTGGAACTACCCGGCTCAGGCAGCCGATGAGTTGAGCTTCAAAGAGGGAGACATGGTCACCATCCTGCAGAAACCTGAAGGGTCGGACTGGTGGTGGGCCTCACTCTGTGGCCGGGAGGGCCTTGTTCCAAGCAACTACTTTGGG CTTTTCCCGAAAGTTCGACCAAAATCTCTCTGCTAA
- the ppp1r13l gene encoding relA-associated inhibitor isoform X2 codes for MSSQTSFGSSMLFQSINDDLNASLATADELSREFNSMLKEASSDNNNTKSGSQINSTTSREKHQSTKLSNTSIPTRESTSSSNGSSSSQQFSPSSTTLQSTDSIISRNKNDSPVFFSSPLSSPKIRTEASSPLPQTLSDSYSYDRRSPMPSPRSPRRSASPQYNRSPRGSVSYMDRSPSPSPTRPSRSLNLLSPYDNSSKGRRSPRPDRSPSPLFLNHSGSNTLPRNFGGFNKPDEGVQRQKTPAKWNETDLDVSYERKPHHTYDKTEWLRPSVPNSSWRESNLDGPPPAPSPKKVPHSKPLQYSHGSLPRNTRISVPPDVSSPVHSPYHLQPIISRISIPPTSAQSRPRKPIPLSVIMRLQNPHWGAIATRHPRVLGEEGDMGPYPPVGPFPREFSNQPVLYPPELRQPAIYSDVLNPGDVDAELERLDFAHHIPVILENPSMPEGRREGEQAAPKAPRPLSPTRLQPVVAPEAQTQEIPDLEELLRIRAEIPRALKRRGSVDQSRPLKKASHYQPNQYKNLIDKLFHRKENRQKGEQGSDTSSSSEGEDCAMPPAPLPQTSSLVPHDFRSYHSILRRSNRERNGSGRRARLSPLVLLLDGALVGELETVQRAVQEMTDPSQPNDEGITALHNAICGGHYNVVDFLVRIGANVSAPDSHGWTPLHCSASCNDRPLCEFLVRNGAAVMAMTQSDGATASQKCDPYAAGFEDCESFLRGVEEAMGVENSGVLYALWNYPAQAADELSFKEGDMVTILQKPEGSDWWWASLCGREGLVPSNYFGLFPKVRPKSLC; via the exons ATGAGTTCTCAAACAAGCTTTGGCAGCAGCATGTTGT TCCAGAGTATAAATGATGACCTGAATGCATCGCTGGCTACAGCGGATGAGTTGTCCAGAGAGTTCAATTCCATGCTGAAGGAGGCCTcctccgacaacaacaacacaaagtctGGCTCTCAG ATCAACTCTACAAcctccagagagaagcatcagtCCACCAAGTTGTCCAACACCTCCATTCCAACAAGGGAGTCAACCAGCAGCAGTAATGGCAGCTCCAGCTCTCAGCAATTCTCCCCGAGCTCAACAACTCTCCAATCCACTGACTCCATCATCTCCAGGAATAAAAATGACTCCCCTGTCTTTTTCAGCAGCCCACTCTCATCCCCAAAGATCCGCACGGAGGCAAGTTCTCCACTTCCTCAGACTCTATCCGACAGCTACTCGTACGACCGGCGAAGCCCCATGCCATCGCCTCGCTCCCCAAGACGTAGTGCCTCCCCTCAATACAACAGGAGCCCACGAGGCTCAGTCAGTTACATGGACAGAAGCCCCTCTCCAAGCCCCACACGTCCATCGCGGTCTCTCAACCTGCTGAGCCCCTATGACAACAGCTCGAAGGGTCGTAGGTCGCCTCGGCCAGACCGAAgcccctctcctctgtttttaaatcattcagGGTCCAACACACTACCACGAAATTTTGGCGGTTTCAATAAACCTG ATGAGGGCGTGCAGCGGCAAAAGACTCCTGCCAAGTGGAATGAGACAGATCTGGACGTGTCCTATGAGAGGAAGCCTCACCACACCTATGACA AGACAGAGTGGCTGCGGCCGTCTGTGCCAAATAGCAGCTGGAGAGAATCCAACCTTGATGGCCCTCCTCCGGCCCCAAGCCCTAAAAAG GTTCCTCACTCTAAACCTCTCCAGTATTCTCATGGCTCTCTCCCCCGTAACACACGGATATCAGTACCTCCAGATGTTTCATCCCCAGTCCACTCCCCCTATCACCTTCAGCCCATCATCTCCCGTATTTCTATTCCTCCAACATCTGCTCAGTCCCGTCCACGCAAGcccatccctctctctgtcatcaTGCGTCTCCAAAACCCTCACTGGGGAGCAATTGCGACCCGCCATCCCAGAGTCCTGGGAGAAGAAGGTGATATGGGACCTTACCCACCAGTTGGACCCTTCCCAAGGGAATTCTCCAACCAACCTGTCCTGTACCCACCTGAGCTGAGACAGCCAGCCATATACAGTGATG TGCTAAACCCAGGCGATGTAGATGCAGAGTTAGAGCGGCTGGACTTTGCTCATCACATACCTGTGATTTTGGAGAATCCCAGCATGCCGGAGGGCAGAAGGGAGGGTGAGCAGGCTGCACCCAAAGCTCCCCGTCCCCTCAGCCCCACCAGGCTACAGCCAGTGGTGGCTCCTGAGGCCCAGACTCAGGAGATTCCTGacctggaggagctgctccGTATCCGGGCAGAAATCCCCCGAGCCCTGAAGAGAAGGGGCTCCGTGGACCAGTCGCGGCCCCTTAAGAAGGCCTCCCACTACCAGCCGAACCAGTACAAAAATCTCATCGACAAGCTATTTCACAGGAAGGAAAACCGCCAGAAGGGGGAGCAAGGAAGCGACACAAGCAGTTCTTCAGAGGGAGAGGACTGCGCCATGCCTCCTGCCCCTCTACCTCAGACATCTTCACTGGTTCCCCATGACTTCAGA AGTTACCATTCCATTCTGCGGCGGTCCAATCGGGAACGCAACGGTTCAGGAAGGCGAGCTCGGCTCAGCCCACTCGTCCTGCTGCTGGACGGAGCATTGGTTGGAGAACTGGAGACAGTGCAGAGGGCCGtgcaggag ATGACCGATCCTAGCCAACCCAATGATGAAGGCATCACTGCCCTTCACAATGCCATCTGCGGGGGCCATTACAATGTTGTGGATTTCCTGGTTCGCATTGGAGCCAATGTCAGCGCCCCAGACAGCCACGGCTG GACTCCACTGCATTGTTCGGCCTCTTGTAACGACCGTCCTCTGTGTGAGTTTTTGGTGAGGAATGGAGCTGCTGTCATGGCCATGACGCAGAGTGACGGCGCAACTGCCTCCCAGAAGTGTGATCCTTACGCTGCTGGGTTTGAAGATTGCGAGAGCTTCCTGAGGG GTGTGGAGGAGGCCATGGGGGTGGAGAACAGCGGGGTGCTGTACGCTCTGTGGAACTACCCGGCTCAGGCAGCCGATGAGTTGAGCTTCAAAGAGGGAGACATGGTCACCATCCTGCAGAAACCTGAAGGGTCGGACTGGTGGTGGGCCTCACTCTGTGGCCGGGAGGGCCTTGTTCCAAGCAACTACTTTGGG CTTTTCCCGAAAGTTCGACCAAAATCTCTCTGCTAA